One genomic window of Natronorubrum halophilum includes the following:
- a CDS encoding Cdc6/Cdc18 family protein encodes MSSSGDDLFTRDDPIFENKELLEINHLPEEGRIVGRDDEIADLANAVNPAIFGQSPSNLLIYGKTGTGKSLCAKHISERLVRVAKDEGVTADFAYVDCAQDSTETQAVQTIAHSLNDSAITDVKIPDKGLSTSTYYKRLWRVLDTQYEVVLIILDEVDKLDDDDILMQLSRAGEAGKLESCKIGVIGISNKIKYKDRMDERVKSSLCEREFVFPPYDANQLRDIMQARSDAFKDEILEPSVVPRAAALAAREHGDARKAIDILRYAGEIAQSNGSETVREEFIVQARERAETDRFRELIRGSTPHSRYVLQALAVLALNTPNEDGFRTTKIFDVYEEICRQEGSDTLSLRRVRDLLKEHAFLDIIEQSRQSGGSAEGSYTEHQLLEDPDVVRKVLVETDDA; translated from the coding sequence ATGTCGAGCTCCGGCGATGACCTCTTCACCCGTGACGATCCAATCTTCGAGAACAAGGAACTGCTCGAGATCAACCACCTCCCCGAGGAGGGGCGTATCGTCGGCCGAGACGACGAGATCGCGGATCTCGCGAACGCCGTCAATCCGGCCATCTTCGGGCAGAGCCCGAGCAATCTGCTTATCTACGGCAAGACGGGCACCGGAAAGTCACTCTGTGCAAAACACATCTCGGAGCGGCTGGTTCGTGTCGCAAAAGATGAAGGTGTCACGGCCGACTTCGCCTACGTCGACTGCGCACAGGATAGCACGGAGACCCAGGCCGTCCAGACGATCGCTCACTCGCTGAACGATTCAGCGATCACCGACGTCAAGATTCCCGACAAGGGGCTCAGCACGTCGACGTACTACAAGCGCCTCTGGCGGGTCCTGGATACCCAATACGAGGTCGTTCTCATCATTCTGGACGAGGTCGATAAACTCGACGACGACGACATTCTGATGCAACTTTCGCGCGCGGGAGAAGCCGGCAAACTCGAGTCGTGCAAAATCGGCGTGATCGGTATCAGTAACAAAATCAAGTACAAGGATCGGATGGACGAGCGGGTCAAATCCAGTCTCTGTGAACGCGAGTTCGTCTTCCCGCCGTACGACGCGAACCAGCTTCGAGACATTATGCAGGCTCGAAGCGACGCGTTCAAAGACGAGATACTCGAGCCGTCGGTCGTTCCGCGGGCTGCAGCCCTCGCTGCGCGCGAACACGGTGACGCCCGGAAGGCGATCGATATCCTTCGGTATGCCGGCGAGATCGCCCAGTCCAACGGCAGCGAGACGGTTCGCGAGGAGTTCATCGTGCAGGCCCGCGAACGGGCCGAAACCGACCGGTTCCGGGAGCTCATTCGGGGCTCGACACCGCATTCCCGATACGTGTTGCAGGCGCTCGCGGTTCTCGCGCTCAACACGCCCAACGAGGATGGATTCCGGACGACCAAGATCTTCGACGTCTACGAGGAGATCTGCCGCCAGGAAGGCTCCGATACGCTCTCGCTTCGACGGGTTCGTGACCTGCTGAAAGAACACGCGTTCCTCGATATTATCGAGCAATCCCGCCAGAGCGGCGGTAGCGCGGAAGGAAGTTACACCGAGCACCAACTGCTCGAGGACCCGGACGTCGTCCGGAAGGTTCTCGTCGAAACGGACGACGCGTAA
- the otsB gene encoding trehalose-phosphatase: MSTLTPPSPIDEQRAQIRSTLADASRLLLCLDFDGTLAPIVEEPDEATPTTANENALATLTSDPAVSTAIISGRSLTDVRGRVDGPKMYAGNHGLELARRGSVAVHPVANKRASQVERVCETLETALESVPNYRIENKRLTGTVHVRSVPDDAQPFVRRQTHAVVDQVGGDALEVSTGKRIYEIGPSIPWGKGNAVALIAADMPPDTVPIYIGDDVTDESAFRTVESDGIGVRVGGDEPSAASCRIDSPEAVARLLEWLGSVGIDALERGEPELRSISTRSVTDGSLSTATRSS, encoded by the coding sequence ATGTCGACTCTAACACCGCCATCACCGATCGACGAGCAGCGAGCACAGATCCGTTCGACACTCGCCGACGCGTCACGGCTGCTTCTCTGTCTCGATTTTGATGGGACACTCGCGCCGATCGTCGAAGAGCCGGACGAAGCGACGCCGACAACGGCAAACGAGAACGCCCTGGCGACGCTCACGTCGGATCCCGCGGTGTCGACGGCGATCATCAGCGGTCGTTCGCTGACCGACGTTCGCGGTCGGGTCGATGGCCCGAAGATGTACGCCGGCAATCACGGCCTCGAACTCGCCCGCCGCGGATCGGTCGCCGTCCACCCGGTGGCTAACAAACGGGCGTCGCAGGTCGAACGAGTCTGTGAAACGCTCGAGACGGCCCTCGAGTCCGTGCCGAACTACCGGATCGAAAACAAGCGCTTGACCGGAACCGTTCACGTCAGATCCGTCCCAGACGACGCTCAGCCGTTCGTTCGACGGCAGACGCACGCGGTTGTCGACCAGGTCGGCGGCGACGCCCTCGAGGTTTCGACCGGAAAACGGATCTACGAGATCGGGCCGTCGATTCCGTGGGGGAAGGGGAACGCGGTCGCGTTGATCGCGGCCGATATGCCCCCCGATACGGTGCCGATCTATATCGGTGACGACGTGACCGACGAGTCGGCGTTTCGGACGGTTGAATCGGACGGGATCGGTGTTCGAGTTGGTGGCGACGAGCCATCTGCGGCTTCCTGTCGGATCGACTCCCCCGAGGCGGTGGCGCGGTTGCTCGAGTGGCTCGGATCGGTCGGTATCGATGCCCTCGAACGCGGCGAACCCGAGTTGCGCTCGATCAGTACACGATCGGTCACGGACGGTTCGCTGAGCACAGCGACCCGCTCGAGCTAA
- a CDS encoding aminopeptidase P family protein encodes MHSPFENRIRACKRRLERTDAALLVCFPSPNLTYLTGFEESPSERHLLLFVPQTGDPVFVAPAMYEQQLAGLPLGDPPLELRLWDDDDDPVDLIDTVLEEIVGRNGFEEKLGRGEFEDSQDERGRGEFEGSRDEREAASAGDSAPSILVDDRLWATFTHDLRECVPNATFGLASTVLEDLWIRKDEVELEALRRAGTIADRVSLEVRSRGEDLVGTTEAELASEIERLLATSGGGEPSFTTIVASGPNGARPHHHSGDRAIEPGDPIVLDFGAFVAADLEAGTGRYPGDQTRTMVVGEPSPEYERVHETVLSAQKAAIDAVEPGVAAGAIDRAARSVIEDAGYGDAFVHRTGHGVGLEVHEPPYIVDGNDRELEPGMVFSVEPGIYLEGKFGVRIEDLVVVTEGGAERLNDSPRGWETGGRRR; translated from the coding sequence ATGCACTCTCCGTTCGAAAATCGGATTCGGGCGTGTAAGCGACGACTCGAGCGCACCGATGCGGCGTTGCTCGTCTGCTTTCCGAGTCCGAATCTGACCTACCTCACCGGCTTCGAGGAGTCGCCGTCCGAGCGCCACCTGTTGTTGTTCGTTCCGCAAACAGGCGATCCCGTCTTCGTCGCACCCGCGATGTACGAACAACAACTCGCGGGACTGCCGCTCGGCGATCCGCCGCTCGAGTTGCGATTGTGGGACGACGACGATGACCCCGTTGACCTGATCGATACCGTTCTCGAGGAGATAGTCGGCCGAAACGGATTCGAGGAAAAACTCGGTCGAGGTGAATTCGAGGATAGTCAGGATGAACGCGGTCGAGGCGAATTCGAGGGCAGTCGGGATGAACGCGAGGCCGCCTCCGCAGGCGATTCGGCACCGTCGATCCTCGTCGACGATCGGCTGTGGGCGACGTTCACGCACGACCTCCGGGAGTGCGTTCCGAACGCAACGTTCGGTCTCGCGAGTACCGTCCTCGAGGACCTGTGGATCCGCAAAGACGAGGTCGAACTCGAGGCGCTTCGACGGGCCGGGACGATCGCCGATCGCGTCTCGCTCGAGGTTCGCTCGCGCGGGGAGGACCTCGTCGGGACGACCGAAGCGGAACTGGCGAGTGAGATCGAGCGACTGCTCGCAACCTCCGGCGGCGGTGAGCCGTCGTTTACGACGATCGTCGCGTCGGGACCGAACGGCGCGCGACCACACCACCACAGCGGAGACCGAGCGATCGAACCCGGTGACCCGATCGTTCTGGATTTCGGCGCGTTCGTCGCGGCGGACCTCGAGGCGGGAACGGGTCGATATCCCGGCGACCAGACCCGGACGATGGTCGTCGGCGAGCCCTCACCCGAGTACGAACGCGTTCACGAAACCGTATTGTCGGCACAGAAAGCTGCGATCGACGCCGTCGAACCGGGCGTGGCTGCTGGCGCGATCGACCGGGCCGCGCGGTCAGTTATCGAAGACGCCGGCTACGGCGACGCCTTCGTCCACCGAACCGGCCACGGCGTCGGACTCGAGGTCCACGAGCCACCCTACATCGTCGACGGCAACGACCGCGAGCTCGAGCCCGGAATGGTGTTCAGCGTCGAGCCGGGCATCTACCTCGAGGGCAAATTCGGGGTCAGGATCGAAGATCTCGTCGTGGTCACTGAAGGCGGCGCTGAACGACTGAACGACTCACCCCGTGGCTGGGAAACCGGTGGTAGACGCCGGTAG
- a CDS encoding alpha,alpha-trehalose-phosphate synthase (UDP-forming) encodes MRFTDARSSSTHPNNRQLRADGYGRGTDDVRSDGPSCPGPLIVVSNRQPYRHEYEEAVSAADTKEPPDVSEDGERQADSSVSESAAETADRSITVDEPTGGLTAGLDPVLQRAEGTWIAWGDGDADFAVADEHDRVAVPPDEEAYTLQRIDLSDEAVDSYYYGFSNRVLWPLCHGFTDLVENRPNDFEWYRTVNERFAEAVSEHATADSVVWLQDYHFALAPRMICESVPRSTTVAQFWHIPWPSAATFQRCPVGVRVLEGLLGNDLLGFHIDRYADRFLDCVQRYLPAADVDRERRTVRYDGETTRVVATPMGVDAESYDQDARSVSASQLSSLFDRYDIQRENVIGLGVDRLDYSKGIPERLAAIERFLERNPAWHGEFTFVQTATPSRTDIRAYEKHGELVRSEAERINRRFGTREWDPIVYTEDHISAADLCALYRRADLMVVSPLVDGMNLVAQEYVAASIDGDGTLVLSEGTGAHETLGSHALTIDPTDIDGFARQIETAVSMPSDERQRRMNTLRKRVLEGDLEWWMETQFDWIRRVHGDGPARGPDSDLKREFDERTDRDSDPDSNAGSNTGSDTDTNSDSYFDPHERTPQL; translated from the coding sequence ATGCGATTTACCGACGCGCGGTCGTCGTCGACGCACCCGAACAATCGACAGCTACGGGCCGACGGGTACGGTCGAGGGACCGATGACGTCCGGTCCGACGGGCCGTCCTGTCCCGGTCCACTGATCGTTGTTTCGAACCGCCAACCATATCGACACGAATACGAGGAGGCGGTGTCGGCCGCGGACACGAAGGAACCACCGGATGTCTCCGAAGACGGAGAGAGGCAAGCCGATAGTTCCGTTTCCGAGTCGGCTGCCGAGACTGCCGATCGGTCCATAACGGTCGATGAACCGACCGGCGGACTGACTGCCGGTCTCGATCCCGTCCTCCAACGGGCCGAAGGAACGTGGATCGCCTGGGGCGACGGTGACGCCGACTTCGCCGTCGCGGACGAACACGACCGCGTTGCTGTCCCGCCGGACGAGGAGGCCTATACGCTCCAGCGCATCGACCTCTCGGACGAGGCGGTCGACTCCTACTACTACGGATTCAGCAATCGCGTTCTCTGGCCGTTGTGTCACGGATTCACCGACCTCGTCGAAAACCGACCGAACGATTTCGAGTGGTACCGGACGGTCAACGAGCGTTTCGCCGAGGCGGTGAGCGAGCACGCGACGGCTGACTCGGTCGTCTGGCTTCAGGACTACCACTTCGCGCTCGCCCCGCGAATGATCTGCGAGTCGGTTCCACGGTCGACGACCGTTGCGCAGTTCTGGCACATTCCGTGGCCGTCGGCGGCGACCTTTCAGCGCTGCCCGGTGGGCGTTCGCGTTCTCGAGGGGTTGCTCGGGAACGATCTGTTGGGGTTCCATATCGACAGGTACGCCGACCGCTTCCTCGACTGCGTGCAGCGGTACCTGCCGGCCGCGGACGTCGACCGGGAACGCCGGACCGTTCGATACGATGGCGAGACGACCCGCGTCGTCGCGACGCCGATGGGGGTCGATGCCGAGTCGTACGATCAGGATGCCCGATCGGTTTCAGCGTCACAGCTCTCGTCGCTGTTCGATCGATACGACATTCAACGCGAGAACGTCATCGGACTCGGCGTCGATCGACTCGACTATTCGAAGGGGATTCCCGAACGGCTGGCCGCCATCGAGCGGTTCCTCGAGCGAAATCCGGCGTGGCACGGCGAGTTCACGTTCGTTCAGACGGCTACCCCTTCCCGAACCGACATTCGGGCGTACGAGAAACACGGCGAACTCGTCCGGAGCGAAGCCGAACGGATCAATCGGCGATTCGGCACGCGTGAGTGGGATCCGATCGTCTACACCGAAGACCACATCTCGGCCGCCGATCTCTGTGCGCTGTATCGGCGCGCGGATCTAATGGTCGTGAGTCCGCTCGTCGACGGGATGAACCTGGTCGCACAGGAGTACGTCGCCGCGAGCATCGACGGGGATGGTACGTTAGTGTTGAGCGAGGGAACCGGTGCTCACGAGACGCTCGGCTCGCACGCGCTCACGATCGATCCGACCGATATCGACGGATTCGCACGACAGATCGAAACGGCGGTCTCGATGCCCTCCGACGAGCGACAGCGTCGGATGAACACGCTTCGGAAGCGGGTTCTCGAGGGCGACCTCGAGTGGTGGATGGAGACCCAGTTCGACTGGATCCGTCGCGTTCACGGCGATGGTCCCGCTCGAGGCCCTGACTCGGACCTGAAGCGAGAGTTTGACGAACGTACTGATCGCGATTCCGATCCTGATTCGAACGCGGGCTCAAACACGGGATCGGACACTGACACGAATTCGGATTCGTACTTTGATCCGCACGAACGAACACCGCAACTGTAA